A genomic stretch from Polyangium spumosum includes:
- a CDS encoding efflux RND transporter periplasmic adaptor subunit, with protein MANPGVHLDAGGPARNNTAERADLQKALSRVEGRGKWLRWLVILIVLAGLVAGGMIWMQKTKPPPPARYVTTSLTQGDVFETIQSTGQVKPVTEVQIGAQVSGRITKVHVDFNSHVKAGDLLAEIDTQLLGAEIDANAAQVAAGSASVKRAEANLETAKVRLDRARKVFAEGVGSQADLDSAQGSYDMALAEVASAKAQVAQLNATLRRSNTNLAFTKIFSPIEGVVINRAIDPGQTVAASFQTPTLFVIAQDLRKMRVLADIDEADVGRLKEGMTADIRVDAFPGESFKGLVSQVRYSPVNQAGVVTYAAVIEVENPDIKLRPGMTATATIHSAEAKGVKRLPNAALRFKPAPPMTKEGKPIPQDPLPPLPAGKGRIYVITNETPGAEQIEMREVDIGITDGIHTALRTDIGDLKVVTEETDEATKGARGRRPF; from the coding sequence AATCCGGGAGTGCACCTCGACGCGGGCGGGCCGGCCCGGAACAACACGGCCGAGCGAGCCGACCTGCAAAAAGCGCTGTCGCGCGTGGAAGGCCGGGGAAAGTGGCTCCGGTGGCTCGTCATCCTGATCGTCCTCGCAGGCCTCGTCGCGGGCGGGATGATCTGGATGCAGAAGACCAAGCCGCCGCCGCCCGCGCGTTACGTGACCACGTCCCTCACGCAGGGCGACGTCTTCGAGACCATCCAGTCGACCGGGCAGGTCAAGCCGGTCACCGAGGTGCAGATCGGCGCGCAGGTCTCCGGGCGCATCACGAAGGTCCACGTGGACTTCAACAGCCACGTGAAGGCCGGTGATCTCCTGGCGGAGATCGATACGCAGCTCCTCGGCGCGGAGATCGACGCGAACGCAGCGCAAGTCGCGGCCGGGAGCGCGAGCGTCAAGCGAGCCGAGGCGAACCTCGAGACGGCGAAGGTGCGGCTCGATCGCGCGCGGAAGGTCTTCGCGGAGGGCGTGGGATCGCAGGCGGATCTCGACTCCGCGCAAGGGAGCTACGACATGGCGCTCGCCGAGGTGGCGTCCGCCAAAGCGCAGGTCGCGCAGCTCAACGCCACGCTGCGGCGCTCGAACACGAACCTCGCGTTCACGAAGATCTTCTCGCCCATCGAGGGCGTCGTAATCAACCGCGCGATCGATCCCGGCCAGACCGTGGCCGCGAGCTTCCAGACGCCGACGCTCTTCGTGATCGCCCAGGACCTGCGCAAGATGCGCGTCCTCGCGGACATCGACGAGGCGGACGTGGGGCGCCTGAAGGAGGGCATGACCGCGGACATCCGCGTCGACGCGTTCCCGGGCGAGTCGTTCAAAGGGCTCGTGAGCCAGGTGCGATACAGCCCCGTGAACCAGGCGGGCGTCGTGACGTACGCCGCGGTGATCGAGGTCGAGAACCCCGACATCAAGCTGCGCCCCGGCATGACGGCGACGGCGACGATCCACTCGGCCGAGGCGAAGGGCGTCAAGCGCCTGCCGAACGCGGCGCTTCGGTTCAAGCCCGCGCCGCCGATGACGAAGGAGGGCAAGCCGATCCCGCAGGATCCGCTCCCGCCGCTGCCCGCAGGAAAAGGGCGCATCTACGTGATCACCAACGAGACGCCGGGCGCCGAGCAGATCGAGATGCGCGAGGTCGACATCGGCATCACGGACGGCATCCACACGGCGCTGCGCACGGACATCGGTGACCTCAAGGTCGTCACCGAAGAGACCGACGAGGCGACCAAGGGCGCGCGTGGTCGCAGGCCGTTCTAG